A single Mercenaria mercenaria strain notata chromosome 9, MADL_Memer_1, whole genome shotgun sequence DNA region contains:
- the LOC123547491 gene encoding tetraspanin-33-like codes for MACCPRGETFVSPTLKYALFFFNFVLWLCGGIMIGIGVWANIEKNKYYYQSIETIYDVLLDLSILLIIVGAVIFIVGYAGCVGALRENLLLLRIFYSIIILIVLLEVTIAVLAFVFKDKMRNWITNVLKDGMILRYQDDEDAVMDWFQENIECCGINGYKDWNKNMYFNCTKENPSGLRCGVPYSCCKDPDALNPGIPNILCGAGALNESQVFTATSKIYTIGCVDALINLGEANLPIIGGIVLGLGIPQLLGICLGRLLDGQIQDQRDRFRRNHR; via the exons ATGGCTTGCTGCCCGCGAGGCGAAACATTTGTGAGCCCTACTCTCAAATACGCTCTCTTTTTCTTCAATTTTGTTCTCTGG CTATGTGGTGGTATTATGATAGGAATTGGTGTATGGGCAAACATTGAGAAGAACAAATACTACTACCAGTCTATTGAG ACCATTTACGATGTATTGTTGGACCTGTCCATTCTGCTCATTATTGTTGGTGCAGTGATATTTATTGTTGGCTATGCCGGCTGTGTTGGTGCTTTGAGAGAAAATCTTCTCCTTCTCAGGATT ttttacagtaTTATCATACTCATAGTGCTGTTGGAGGTTACTATAGCAGTGCTAGCTTTCGTGTTTAAAGACAAAATGCGTAATTGGATCACAAATGTTCTCAAGGATGGAATGATTTTACGTTACCAAGACGATGAGGATGCTGTAATGGACTGGTTCCAGGAAAAT attgAATGTTGTGGTATAAATGGGTACAAAGACTGgaacaaaaacatgtattttaattgtACAAAAGAGAACCCGAGTGGTTTACGATGTGGGGTGCCTTATTCTTGCTGCAAAGATCCTGATGCTCTGAAT cCGGGGATCCCCAATATTCTGTGTGGAGCTGGTGCCTTAAATGAATCTCAa GTTTTCACAGCCACATCGAAGATTTACACAATAGGCTGTGTGGATGCTCTCATTAATCTAGGGGAGGCAAATCTTCCTATAATAGGTGGGATCGTTCTTGGTCTCGGGATACCACAATTATTAGGGATATGTCTCGGGCGGCTGCTTGACGGGCAAATTCAGGACCAACGAGACAGATTCAGACGTAACCACAGATAG